One genomic segment of Pseudomonadota bacterium includes these proteins:
- a CDS encoding FAD-dependent oxidoreductase, protein MGQERLVVIGGVAAGMSAASSYKRIKPEAEVVVLEKDYFISYGSCSLPYYISDDVKDFNQLISLTPDVATLERGIRVLTRHEVLGIDTGTHKVRVKNLDKEEEAGFAYDRLVIATGGLPIKPPFPGVDLQHVYTIRTLLDGIEIKKYIDEWGSFHVCVGSPECLYINQFGAGKRQMKAIIVGGGYIGMEMCESLHKRGLDVTVIEKMDRVLGNMDTSITNIVEEKIVTEGVKLFKGTSVEGFTGKDGSVTKVLTDKGEFDADIVLLVIGARPNTQLAKDAGIELGVNGAIRVDEYLRTNMPDIYAAGDCAEAMHMVTGKKAYIPLGTTANKEGRIAGENAAGKKNVFDGIVGTAVTKVFDLEVARTGLSPLEAEREGYNYFTSTIKGRSRSSAYPSGKPITVSFVVDRDSGRLLGAQMVGEEGVAHRIDVLAACLYGKMTIEDVARLDLGYAPPFATVWDPILIAANVALKKLT, encoded by the coding sequence ATGGGGCAGGAAAGGTTAGTCGTTATCGGTGGTGTGGCAGCGGGCATGAGCGCTGCAAGCAGCTATAAAAGAATCAAGCCCGAAGCAGAGGTAGTGGTCCTTGAAAAGGATTATTTTATCTCTTATGGATCCTGCAGTCTCCCCTACTATATATCTGACGATGTTAAGGATTTTAATCAGCTTATCTCACTTACACCTGATGTGGCTACGTTAGAGCGGGGCATCCGGGTACTTACCCGCCACGAGGTTCTCGGCATCGATACGGGTACGCATAAGGTGCGCGTGAAAAACCTGGACAAAGAAGAGGAAGCAGGGTTTGCCTACGACAGGCTCGTGATTGCCACCGGAGGGCTTCCCATTAAACCGCCATTCCCCGGTGTTGACCTCCAGCATGTCTACACAATACGGACACTCCTCGATGGTATTGAGATAAAGAAATACATCGATGAATGGGGTTCTTTCCATGTCTGCGTCGGTTCTCCTGAGTGCCTCTACATTAATCAATTCGGTGCCGGAAAAAGACAAATGAAGGCAATCATCGTAGGAGGCGGTTACATCGGCATGGAGATGTGTGAATCTCTCCACAAACGAGGACTTGATGTAACCGTTATTGAAAAGATGGATAGGGTTCTGGGGAACATGGATACGAGCATTACCAATATTGTGGAAGAAAAGATAGTTACAGAAGGGGTTAAACTTTTTAAAGGGACTTCCGTGGAAGGGTTTACAGGCAAAGACGGGTCTGTTACAAAGGTATTGACAGATAAGGGTGAATTTGATGCAGACATAGTGCTTCTCGTTATAGGCGCCCGCCCGAATACTCAGCTTGCAAAGGATGCCGGCATAGAACTTGGCGTAAATGGTGCAATCAGGGTGGATGAATACCTGAGAACGAATATGCCTGATATATATGCTGCCGGTGATTGTGCAGAGGCAATGCATATGGTAACAGGGAAGAAGGCCTATATCCCCCTCGGCACTACTGCAAACAAAGAGGGGCGCATTGCCGGTGAAAATGCAGCAGGCAAGAAAAATGTTTTTGATGGTATAGTGGGAACTGCTGTTACCAAGGTCTTTGACCTGGAAGTGGCCCGTACAGGACTGTCCCCCTTAGAAGCGGAACGCGAAGGCTATAATTATTTTACCTCCACAATCAAAGGGAGGTCCAGAAGCAGCGCCTATCCTTCAGGAAAGCCGATAACCGTATCCTTTGTGGTTGACCGGGACTCAGGAAGGCTCCTGGGGGCTCAGATGGTCGGCGAGGAGGGCGTAGCGCACAGGATAGACGTTCTTGCTGCCTGTCTCTACGGAAAGATGACCATAGAAGATGTGGCAAGACTGGATCTTGGTTATGCCCCTCCCTTTGCCACGGTATGGGACCCTATTCTGATTGCGGCGAATGTGGCTTTGAAGAAATTAACATGA
- a CDS encoding ATP-binding protein, whose product MKKYDFFKITIPNDSSYLPVAQVSVKEVAKKFGFTGKDLYKIDLGLEEAFMNVVDHAFEAGESNTFDIICEHLPLGIKIILKEKGIPFDPKSLPSYNPGKNLDEAGSVGLGTHLMKEIMDEVSFHNLGPEGKEIHLVKYLQSRNIKNYFEASELAPHLEEEIRPSIITEKIDFIIRRMQPNEAIEISKGAYKSHGYTFFDEHIYYPDQIVELNNSGEMVSVVAVTPENIFMGHAALHYPSPGSQIAELTFIFVNPEYRSQGCMGRMLELLFETQKGYELYGVYAFAVSNHIFSQKTMLKYGLNDCGIELATSPATWMFKGIAGDESQRMSVVLSFKYLKEPAPLTLYPPAKHRTMIEKLYKNIGSKNIFTVPDEVEAKYKEDKSVIETRVYASEGNAEILIKAYGSNVIKEVKGIFRELCVEHIAAINLFLNLEDPLTYFMNSEFEKMDFFFSGIMPMASFGDALILQYLNNTAIDYDKVIAHSEMAKEILSYIKANDPYSSLIKY is encoded by the coding sequence ATGAAAAAATATGATTTTTTTAAAATAACCATTCCCAATGACTCTTCTTATCTTCCTGTTGCGCAGGTATCCGTTAAAGAAGTTGCAAAAAAGTTCGGATTTACCGGCAAAGACTTATATAAGATTGACCTCGGCCTCGAAGAAGCTTTTATGAACGTTGTCGATCATGCTTTTGAGGCTGGCGAAAGCAACACCTTTGACATTATCTGCGAACACCTGCCTTTGGGCATAAAGATTATTTTGAAAGAAAAAGGTATACCTTTTGATCCAAAAAGTCTTCCTTCATACAATCCGGGAAAAAACCTTGATGAGGCCGGTTCAGTGGGGCTCGGCACGCATCTTATGAAAGAAATAATGGATGAGGTTTCATTCCACAACCTGGGGCCTGAAGGCAAGGAGATACATCTTGTCAAATATTTGCAAAGCAGGAATATAAAGAACTACTTTGAAGCTTCGGAGCTTGCTCCACACCTGGAAGAGGAGATAAGACCTTCTATTATTACGGAAAAGATCGATTTCATTATCAGACGGATGCAACCAAATGAGGCAATAGAAATATCCAAGGGTGCTTATAAATCCCATGGGTACACGTTTTTTGATGAACACATTTATTATCCGGACCAGATAGTAGAGCTTAATAATTCCGGCGAGATGGTTTCAGTGGTTGCTGTTACACCGGAAAACATTTTCATGGGTCATGCCGCTCTCCACTATCCGAGCCCTGGGTCTCAAATTGCAGAGCTGACCTTCATCTTTGTTAACCCGGAATACAGGAGTCAGGGGTGCATGGGCAGGATGCTGGAGCTTCTGTTTGAAACACAAAAGGGGTATGAACTTTACGGAGTATATGCCTTTGCAGTGTCAAACCACATATTTTCACAGAAAACGATGCTCAAGTATGGTCTCAACGATTGCGGTATCGAGTTGGCAACAAGTCCTGCAACATGGATGTTCAAAGGGATTGCCGGAGATGAGTCGCAAAGAATGAGCGTAGTGCTGAGCTTCAAATACCTTAAAGAACCGGCGCCACTCACTCTGTACCCGCCGGCCAAACACAGGACAATGATAGAGAAGTTATACAAAAATATTGGTTCCAAAAACATTTTTACTGTTCCCGACGAAGTTGAAGCTAAATATAAAGAAGATAAATCTGTAATTGAAACAAGGGTATATGCCTCTGAAGGCAATGCGGAGATTCTTATAAAAGCATATGGCTCCAATGTGATCAAAGAAGTAAAAGGCATATTCCGTGAACTTTGCGTAGAACACATAGCTGCCATAAATCTGTTTCTGAATTTGGAAGATCCTCTGACATACTTTATGAATTCAGAATTTGAGAAGATGGACTTTTTCTTTTCCGGTATAATGCCTATGGCAAGTTTCGGAGATGCATTGATTCTACAATATCTCAACAACACTGCTATCGATTATGATAAGGTGATTGCCCATTCTGAAATGGCCAAAGAAATCCTTAGCTACATCAAAGCAAACGATCCCTATTCTTCACTGATTAAATATTAA
- a CDS encoding peptidoglycan-binding protein translates to MLRLDSPWWDLLTGIFSIRADAAVRAFQQSAGLDADGVIGPLTWSMLFRELKVEPILDKIKPVIDELKKPHSYKNSVVWCLTEKGLVIGDNNPETSGGEPVTVRRVWQKFGAFIDTWSDKFGVPAELVVATEMVKWLNSDQEIHPVLVRHNFIDIFRRARRCASPNMPLSGHK, encoded by the coding sequence TTGTTAAGGCTGGATTCACCATGGTGGGACCTGCTGACGGGGATATTCAGCATACGCGCCGATGCAGCAGTGCGTGCATTTCAGCAGTCAGCCGGCCTTGATGCTGACGGTGTTATAGGCCCTTTAACATGGAGCATGCTTTTTCGTGAATTAAAGGTTGAGCCAATACTTGATAAAATAAAACCTGTTATTGATGAGCTTAAAAAACCCCACAGCTATAAGAACAGTGTTGTTTGGTGTTTAACGGAGAAGGGCCTTGTCATAGGGGATAATAACCCGGAGACATCGGGGGGTGAGCCTGTTACTGTACGAAGGGTGTGGCAGAAATTCGGTGCTTTTATTGATACATGGTCCGACAAATTTGGTGTGCCTGCGGAATTGGTTGTGGCAACTGAGATGGTCAAATGGCTTAACAGCGATCAGGAAATTCACCCTGTCCTTGTAAGGCACAATTTCATTGACATATTCCGCAGAGCGCGCAGATGCGCTTCCCCGAACATGCCCTTGTCCGGACATAAATAA
- a CDS encoding CaiB/BaiF CoA-transferase family protein produces MNGINEPLHGIKAVNLSLNLPGPAAALKLSQLGASVTKIEPPDGDPFREYCPSWYEALCIKQTVLRLDLKTAKGHDEMEHLLKESDLLLTSFRPSALEKLGLGWKELHSRYPRLCQVAIVGYPSPNHNKAGHDLTYQAVLGLLSPPHFPRTFLADLAGAERAVSSALGLLYSRERDNDAGYIEVALSECAEYFTEPLRYGLTVPGGMFGGGLSRYNIYETRQGWIAVAALEPHFWERLTGELGFRQSDADYTQLQEIFLTKNAAEWEAWAASFDLPIVAVR; encoded by the coding sequence ATGAATGGTATTAATGAACCTCTCCACGGTATTAAAGCAGTAAATCTGTCGCTCAACTTGCCTGGTCCGGCTGCAGCGTTAAAACTCAGCCAATTAGGGGCCTCGGTCACAAAGATTGAACCTCCTGACGGAGACCCTTTCAGGGAATACTGTCCTTCCTGGTACGAAGCCCTGTGCATAAAGCAAACGGTTTTACGTCTCGACCTCAAAACTGCAAAAGGGCATGATGAGATGGAACATTTGTTAAAAGAAAGCGACCTGCTTCTTACCTCCTTCCGGCCTTCAGCCCTTGAAAAACTTGGATTGGGGTGGAAAGAACTTCATTCCCGATATCCCAGGCTATGTCAGGTTGCGATAGTGGGGTATCCTTCACCCAACCACAACAAAGCCGGTCACGATTTAACTTATCAGGCTGTGCTCGGGCTTTTGTCTCCGCCACATTTTCCGCGCACGTTTCTGGCTGACCTTGCGGGTGCAGAAAGGGCGGTGAGCAGCGCATTGGGGCTTCTTTATTCACGCGAACGAGATAATGACGCCGGATATATTGAGGTCGCCCTGTCTGAATGCGCTGAATATTTTACTGAACCACTCCGATACGGATTGACTGTACCGGGAGGGATGTTCGGAGGTGGACTGTCCCGATACAATATTTATGAAACACGGCAAGGGTGGATTGCAGTTGCGGCACTGGAACCCCATTTCTGGGAAAGACTGACAGGAGAACTTGGTTTTCGCCAATCCGATGCGGACTATACGCAATTGCAAGAGATATTTCTTACAAAAAATGCTGCTGAATGGGAGGCATGGGCTGCATCGTTTGATCTACCCATTGTGGCAGTAAGATAA
- a CDS encoding GNAT family N-acetyltransferase, with product MTDASYRVGPFQPIDAEKVSRLFVDVYGDAYPIKTVYHPEMLIAAFEGGNYFPFVVRADFNRIVAYGALYRSTPYKGIYEFGQGVVLSGVRGGGIGRLLFEFVAEYIQTLPESEAYFGEAVCNHTHTQKAGAMIKTIETGIEIDLMPGEIYKKDPTVTGRVAALDMFRSFVPKPHNVHVPEVYEDIIRYIYNGFDDSRSIIVSAENLSSDEPTEMSTRVFEFAGVARIAVTIAGSDFEEVFAIQEQDLLNQKIKVIQVWLKSSWPWIGEAAGILRKNGYFFSGAFPRWFDVDGLMLQKVPAQPNWEGIHLYSDRAEKIYSFIHDDWDNVRKNKII from the coding sequence ATGACAGATGCTTCATACAGGGTTGGACCATTTCAGCCCATTGATGCTGAAAAAGTATCGCGTCTTTTTGTTGATGTGTATGGCGATGCATACCCGATCAAAACGGTTTATCACCCGGAGATGCTCATCGCTGCCTTTGAGGGAGGTAATTATTTTCCATTTGTTGTCCGTGCGGATTTCAATCGCATTGTCGCATATGGAGCCCTCTATCGTTCAACGCCATACAAAGGCATATATGAATTCGGCCAGGGGGTGGTCTTATCTGGCGTCCGCGGAGGCGGTATCGGGAGGCTTCTCTTTGAATTCGTTGCAGAATACATACAGACTTTGCCCGAATCTGAAGCATACTTTGGAGAGGCGGTATGTAACCACACCCACACACAGAAGGCCGGGGCAATGATAAAGACTATTGAAACAGGCATTGAGATAGACCTCATGCCCGGTGAAATCTATAAAAAAGACCCTACCGTAACCGGAAGGGTAGCTGCCCTCGATATGTTCAGGTCCTTTGTCCCGAAACCACATAACGTCCATGTGCCGGAAGTCTATGAAGACATAATCCGTTATATTTACAATGGTTTTGACGATAGTCGCTCAATTATTGTATCGGCAGAGAATCTGTCTTCAGATGAGCCAACGGAAATGTCAACCAGGGTGTTCGAATTTGCAGGCGTTGCGCGTATTGCCGTTACTATAGCAGGATCAGACTTTGAAGAGGTGTTTGCCATACAAGAACAGGACCTTTTGAACCAAAAGATAAAGGTCATACAGGTATGGCTGAAATCTTCATGGCCCTGGATTGGGGAGGCTGCCGGGATATTGAGAAAAAATGGCTATTTCTTCAGCGGCGCTTTCCCGCGGTGGTTTGACGTGGATGGCCTTATGCTGCAGAAGGTGCCGGCGCAGCCTAACTGGGAGGGAATCCACCTGTACTCGGACAGAGCGGAAAAAATCTATAGCTTTATCCATGACGATTGGGACAACGTCCGGAAAAACAAGATAATATAA
- the flgM gene encoding flagellar biosynthesis anti-sigma factor FlgM — translation MKIDKAVKANLLNTIAGSVRTKTPKEKASASKQNVDASDKVELSGRNRDIAKLIAKANSAPSIRQDKVDSIKKAIQNGTYNVKGDLVAKAILKDNLLDEIL, via the coding sequence ATGAAGATCGATAAAGCTGTAAAGGCTAATCTGCTCAATACGATTGCAGGATCTGTCCGGACTAAAACTCCGAAGGAAAAAGCGTCAGCGTCAAAACAGAATGTAGATGCATCCGACAAGGTAGAGCTGTCGGGCAGAAACAGGGATATAGCTAAACTTATCGCAAAGGCTAACTCAGCGCCTTCAATAAGACAGGATAAAGTGGATAGCATAAAGAAGGCGATACAAAACGGTACCTATAATGTAAAAGGCGATCTGGTAGCAAAGGCTATACTCAAGGACAACCTTCTGGATGAGATACTCTGA
- a CDS encoding shikimate dehydrogenase — MNSGLITPSGKTLVYPMIGHPVIQVKSPTTFNRYFREKQMDRIMIAIDVPPEHVDHFFSLLRGWRNCPGCVVTIPHKQEAARHVDELSDRARDLEAVNVIRRTEQGRLIGDMVDGLGFIEALRFHGFEAKGRRVAVFGAGGAGGAIAYAVAHAEAAELVVIDTDMDRQKHLLDLLALRCPSVALSHRLDSLAGVDLAVNATPLGMNGDPHTPFPLDSLDAHTFVADVVTEPDITPWLAGAKARGCSIQTGYEMTIGQFIIMGRHMGIEFEETPGNTGQGS; from the coding sequence ATGAACTCCGGCCTTATTACACCATCAGGAAAAACGCTTGTGTATCCGATGATCGGCCATCCGGTAATACAGGTGAAATCGCCGACAACATTCAACCGGTACTTCAGGGAAAAGCAGATGGACCGGATAATGATCGCCATTGATGTTCCACCGGAACACGTTGACCATTTCTTCTCCCTACTTCGGGGTTGGCGGAATTGCCCCGGCTGTGTGGTCACTATACCGCACAAACAGGAAGCCGCGCGGCATGTAGACGAACTCTCGGACCGTGCCCGAGATCTGGAGGCGGTCAACGTCATCAGAAGGACAGAACAGGGACGACTCATAGGGGATATGGTCGACGGTTTGGGCTTCATCGAGGCATTGCGTTTTCACGGTTTCGAGGCAAAGGGCAGGCGCGTGGCAGTCTTTGGTGCAGGCGGTGCAGGAGGCGCCATAGCATATGCGGTCGCTCACGCCGAAGCGGCAGAGCTTGTGGTCATCGACACGGATATGGACAGGCAGAAGCATCTTCTGGATCTGCTCGCATTGCGATGCCCCTCGGTAGCGCTATCTCACCGGCTTGATTCGCTCGCCGGGGTTGACCTTGCGGTAAATGCAACGCCTCTCGGCATGAACGGCGATCCGCACACGCCATTCCCTCTTGACAGTCTTGATGCTCACACATTTGTCGCTGATGTGGTGACCGAACCTGATATTACTCCCTGGCTTGCAGGCGCAAAGGCTCGCGGCTGCTCCATACAGACAGGGTACGAAATGACCATTGGCCAGTTTATCATTATGGGCCGTCACATGGGTATCGAATTTGAGGAGACACCGGGCAATACCGGGCAGGGATCATAG